The DNA segment TACAGGACAGTCTCAAGAAAAGATTGCTGCTGATGTGGAAAAAGATTATTTTATGACTGCTGAACAGGCTGTTGACTATGGTATTATTGATGAAGTGATTTCGAGAAATGATCTTCAGAAGAAAAAAGCTGAAAAGAAAAAAGAAGATAAGGAGTAATTCTCTCTAAGAGGTGATATAATGTTCAAGTTTGGTGATGAAAAAGGACAATTGAAGTGTTCATTTTGTGGTAAATCACAGGACCAGGTAAAAAAATTAGTAGCTGGCCCTGGGGTATACATTTGTGATGAATGTATAGAATTATGTAATGAAATTATTGAAGAAGAATTAAATGATGATTTAGAATTCACCTTACAAAGTATTCCAAAACCAAAAGAAATTAAAGATATTCTTGACCAATATGTTATTGGTCAGGAAAGAGCCAAAAAAACTCTATCAGTAGCAGTTTATAATCATTATAAACGTGTAAATTCTGATA comes from the Halanaerobiales bacterium genome and includes:
- a CDS encoding ClpX C4-type zinc finger protein gives rise to the protein MFKFGDEKGQLKCSFCGKSQDQVKKLVAGPGVYICDECIELCNEIIEEELNDDLEFTLQSIPKPKEIKDILDQYVIGQERAKKTLSVAVYNHYKRVNSD